AATTCGCGGCGTTTTTTCTGTACTTCTTAGTTCCTGCTCTTTTTCGCGGGGCGAATTAATTATTCTCCGGAAATTATTTTTCTGCTAAATGACTCTTAATCAAAATGCTATTAGCATCAGGTCAACAGGAGACAATTATTTTCATCTGTATGGAAAACCACTCTATTTTTCTTTTGTGAAGCCACTTACCGTCGACAGATGCGAATGTAACAGAAAGCAATTAAATATGTGCGGTTGCTCATATTATTACATACTGGTTACAGAAAGAGATTGATAATTCGCATCGCGAAAAATAGTCTATTTACTGTTGTTAATGCGGTTTCCCCGCACAACTTTTTCATCTTTATTTTTTCGCTGTTCGCTTTTGTCGGCAGCATTTTATACGTCAAAGAGGATTAACTTATGCGTACGTTTAGTGGCAAACGTAGTACGCTGGCTCTGGCTATCGCCGGTATCACAGCAATGTCGGGGTGGGTCGTGGTACCGCAGGCGCAGGCCGCCGGATTTTTCGACGATTCCACGTTAACGGGAGGTATCTATTACTGGCAGCGTGAGCGCGATCGTAAAGATGTGACCGACGGCGACAAATATAAAACCAACCTTTCTCATGCGACCTGGAACGCTAATCTGGATTTCCAGTCTGGTTATGCGGCGGATATGTTCGGTCTGGATATTGCAGCCTTTACTGCGATTGAAATGGCGGAAAACGGCGACAGCGGTCATCCAAACGAAATTGCCTTCTCGAAAAAGAATAAAGGCTACGACGAAGACTATTCCGGCGATAAGAGCGGTATCAGTCTTTATAAAGCCGCAGCGAAATTTAAATATGGCCCGGTCTGGGCGCGCGCCGGTTATATTCAACCTACCGGTCAGACGCTGTTAGCGCCGCACTGGAGTTTTATGCCGGGTACTTATCAGGGCGCGGAAGCCGGTGCCAGTTTTGATTATGGCGATGCGGGGGCGTTAAGTTTCTCCTACATGTGGACTAACGAATACAAGGCGCCGTGGCATACCGAAATGGATAAGTTTTATCAGGCAGATAAAAAAACCAATGTGGATTACCTCCACTCCATCGGCGCGAAATACGACTTCAAAAATGATCTGGTGCTGGAAGCGGCATTTGGACAGTCCGAAGGCTATGTTGATCAGTATTTTGCGAAGGGCAGCTACAAATTTGATTTAGGCGGCAATCCACTCACTACCAGTTACCAGTTCTATGGTGCGCGCGATAAGGTGGACGATCGCAGCGCGAATGATATTTACGACGGTACGGCCTGGTTGCAGGCGTTGACTTTTGGCTACAAAGTCGCGGAAGTGGTTGATCTGCGTCTGGAAGGTACCTGGGTGAAAGCCGATGGGCAGCAGGGCTATTTCCTGCAGCGTATGACGCCAACCTACGCCTCTTCTAACGGTCGTCTGGATATCTGGTGGGATAACCGCTCCGACTTTAACGCCAATGGTGAAAAGGCGGTTTTCTTCGGCGCGATGTATGACCTGAAAAACTGGAATCTGCCGGGCTGGGCTGTGGGGGCTTCTTACGTTTACGCCTGGGATGCTAAACCGGCAACATGGCAAAGTAACCCGGATGCCTACTACGATAAAAACCGCACGATTGAGGAGTCCTCATACAGTCTGGATGCGGTCTACACCCTGCAGGATGGGCGCGCCAAAGGCACTATGTTCAAACTGCACTTCACCGAATATGACAACCACTCCAATATTCCAAGCTGGGGCGGCGGTTATGGCAACATCTTTCAGGATGAACGCGACGTGAAATTCATCGTGATCGCGCCATTCACCATTTTCTGATGTCAGTTGCGGCAGACGTCGGGCCTGCCGCACTGTTGAGGAACGAACTATGAAAAAAATGCTACTTATTGCCAGCATGGCCACTGGATTAACGGCTTGCGTATCATCCCCTGTGCCGGAAGAAGATAGCCGTCTGAAGGAGGCATATAGCGCCTGTATCAACACCGCACAAGGCTCGCCTGAGAAGGTGGAAGCTTGCCAAAGCGTACTGAATGTCCTTAAAAAGGACAGCAAACATCAGCAATTCGCTAATGAAGAAAGCGTGCGGGTTCTGGACTACCAGCAGTGCATTCAGGCGACGCGTACGGGTAACGATCAGGCGGTTAAAACTGACTGCGACAAGGTCTGGCAGGAAATACGCAGTCATAATAGCGCGCCATAAAATCCTTTAATATCACCCACGGGAGGAATGTTTCCCGCCCGTGGTTTTTTCAGGCTTTGTTTTCCGCTGTGCTATAGCCGCGACTCAGGCGCACAAATAGCATAGCAGTTGCGGCAAGTCCGCATAACGCCGCGCACATCAGCCACCAGCCGGGCGAACTTTTGTCGCCGGTTAACTTTACCAGCGCGGTAGAGATGGCTGGCGTCAGGCCGCCAAAAATTGCCGTCGCCAGGCTAAAGGCCAGCGAGAAACCAACGGTACGCACATAGACTGGCATCACTTCGGTTAACGCCGCGACCATTGCGCCGTTATACATGCCAAAAAAGAAAGAGAACCACAGCAGTACCAGCGTCATGCGGGTAAAGTCGGGCGCGGCGGTCAGCCACTGCATGACGGGCCAGGTGGTGATCAGCGCCAGCAACGTAATGCCCATTAATACGGCGCGACGGCCAATCCGGTCGGAAATCGCACCGCCGATGGGTAACCAGATAAAATTGGAGATGCCCACCAGCATGGTGACAATCAAACTGTCCCGCGCGCTAAGATTAAGTACGGTTCTGCCATAGGTCGGCGTATAGACGGTGATAAAATAAAACGTTGTGGTGGTCATCGCCACCAGCAGAGTTCCGGCTATAATAATGCGCCAGTTTTTGGCGATAGTAGCAAAAATTTCCCTGGTGTCGGGGCGATGCTTGCGTTGTAAAAATGCTTCTGTTTCTTGTAATGAACGGCGTAAAACAAAAATCAGTGGAATAATCATACAGCCGATAAAGAACGGAATTCGCCAGCCCCACGCCGATATCGCGTCGTGTCCTAACGTCATATTCAGGCTGTAACCAATTAACGCCGCAACGACTATCGCGACCTGCTGACTGGCGGATTGCCAACTGGTGTAAAATCCTTTATTGCCCGGGGTGGCAATTTCAGACAGATAGACCGAGACGCCGCCTAATTCAACGCCTGCAGAAAATCCCTGTAATAACCGTCCCAGCAGCACCAACGCAGGTGCTGCCAGGCCGATGGTTTGGTAGCCGGGGACGAGCGCAATGAGCAACGTACCACAGCCCATAATCGCCAGCGTTACCATCAGTCCCTTACGACGTCCTATTTTGTCAATATAGGCGCCAAGAACAATCGCGCCGACAGGACGCATTAAAAAACCGGATCCAAAGACGGCAAAGGTCAACATGAGTGAAGCAAATTCGCTTTCCGCCGGAAAAAACGTTCTGGCGATATAGGTGGCATAAAACCCGAACAAGAAAAAATCAAACTGTTCAAGAAAATTGCCGCTTGTCACGCGCAGTATGGTGCCGAACGTGCCGGCGCGCGATGTTGTAGGTGTGTGTGGTGCCATAGGGTTTGCTCTCCACTGTCTTTATTGTTTTAGGGGTAAGATGTTGCGGGTCAGTTGTTTGTATTTCCCGCCTGTTTTCCGCGTCGCTTCTCGACTGCCCATTTGAGCAAGGCCGCGCAGCGGAAAAATCCGTGAGCGAATTTTCCGTAGGGAAGAGTGAGAAAGAGCGCCATCACCACGCCTAAATGAAGCGCCAGCAATATGCCCATCCCGCTGGTGTCTCTGCCTGCCAGTAACGCCAGTCCGGTAAGGCTGGTTAATAGCAGGAGCAGAATAAAGCCGCGATCCATCGGTTTCTGACGCGCATCGCCATGTAACGGCGAACGCCGCAGGTTAAGCCACAATAGCCCGGCCGGACCGATAAGCAGACCGATACCGCCCAGCGTGCCAAGTATGACCGGCAGGCTAAAGAACGGGTAGGGCGCTTCCCAACCGGCGACGTAGTGATAGCCCGTCGCCACGACCGTGGCGGCAAAACAGAGCATAAAACCGTAGAAGGTAAGGTGATGAAAGCGACGGCGCAGCAGCGTGAACGCATCGTCCGCTTCGTTACAGCCTTTGCCGTGACCGCCGTCGAGATATTTCAGCGTTAACGCATTGTGCGACGCTTCCGCAATCTCCGCCGAACGCGGTATGCCCGGCGAGATCTCACGCCAGAAGCGGATTACGCCCGCCATAAGCAAACCGATTGCCAGCACAAAAACTGAGCCGAACATCCATGCCAGCAGGCTATGCGGGAAAATTTGATAAAAATCACCGGCCAGCGGCGGATGAATCAGCGACCCTTTCAGCGCCATCGCCAGTAATAAAAAGAGCGTCAGACCGGCTATTAGCGCCAGCGCGACGGTGATACCCGCGCGGCGGTATAACGCGCCAAAAGCGGCGGGCTGGGCATACTGTTGATACGTCTCCAGGCGGGCTTGCGCCATCGCTTTCGGCACGTTAATGGCAAATTCATGGGGCGGCGCGTACTGGCACGCGTGCAGGCAGGCGCCGCAGTTATGACATAGATTCGCCAGATAATGAATATCGGCTTTACCGAATTCGAGCCGCTGGGTCATCGCCGGAAATACCGCGCAAAAACCTTCGCAGTAGCGACACGCGTTACAGACTTGCATGACGCGTTCGACCTCGGCTTCCGGTTCGGTAAGCACGGTAGCCTCAATGATTAATTTTTCAAGCTGTTTCATGATGCGCCTCCTTGTGCGCCGCACGTGCGGCTTCTCTCCCCGCAATGCGGCCAAAGGTTGTGCCGATAGACATGCCTACGCCTGCGGTATACCCTTTGCCAAGTACGTTTCCTGCCATCATCTCACCGGCAACAAACAGGTTGCGGCTTGGATGGCCGGCAAAATGCACGGCGGCACGCTCATTCACTTTTAGCCCCAGGTAGGTAAAGGTGATGCCGGGGCGCAGCGCATAACCGTAGTAGGGGGGCGTATCAAGCGGGCGTGCCCAGTGGGTTTTCGCTGGTGTCAGGTTTTCAGTGGCGCAATTATCAAGCACGGTATGATCGAAGTTACCGGGTCGGCAGGCCTGGTTGTACTGCGCGACGGTATGGGTAAATTTGTCTGCGTCCAGACCCAACTGGCAGGCCAGATCCGCCAGTGTATGCGCCTGTGCGCCAGGGAAAACCGGCGGCATAAAGTGACCAATGGCTTTGCTGTCGATAATCGAATAGCCAATTTGCCCTGGCTGTTGAGCGACCAGACGTCCCCAGATGGCATAACGCTTCGGCCAGAAATCTTCGCCCTCATCATAAAAACGTTCGGCGTCGCGATTCACGACAATACCCAGCGATACGCAATCAACGCGAGTGCAAATACCGCCGTCGTACAGCGGCGCCCGCGCATCAATCGCCACGCAGTGCGACTGGGATGGATCGCCAATAATATCTGCTCCGGCATCTATCATAAATTTGAGCAATACACCCTGGTTAAAACGCGTGCCGCGGATGAGAAAGTTATCCGCAGGCCATTCGCCGCGCGCATTTTCTCCCCAGGCTTCCCGCAACCACTCGCGGTTGGATTCAAATCCGCCTGCTGCCAGTACACAGCTTTTAGCGGTGATACGTTCAGTTCCGGCCAGCGCCGCCACAAACTCGCCATCGCGCAGCTCCAGCGCCTGTACCGGTGTGCTATAGCGG
The Salmonella bongori NCTC 12419 DNA segment above includes these coding regions:
- the tcuB gene encoding tricarballylate utilization protein TcuB → MKQLEKLIIEATVLTEPEAEVERVMQVCNACRYCEGFCAVFPAMTQRLEFGKADIHYLANLCHNCGACLHACQYAPPHEFAINVPKAMAQARLETYQQYAQPAAFGALYRRAGITVALALIAGLTLFLLLAMALKGSLIHPPLAGDFYQIFPHSLLAWMFGSVFVLAIGLLMAGVIRFWREISPGIPRSAEIAEASHNALTLKYLDGGHGKGCNEADDAFTLLRRRFHHLTFYGFMLCFAATVVATGYHYVAGWEAPYPFFSLPVILGTLGGIGLLIGPAGLLWLNLRRSPLHGDARQKPMDRGFILLLLLTSLTGLALLAGRDTSGMGILLALHLGVVMALFLTLPYGKFAHGFFRCAALLKWAVEKRRGKQAGNTNN
- the chiQ gene encoding ChiQ/YbfN family lipoprotein encodes the protein MKKMLLIASMATGLTACVSSPVPEEDSRLKEAYSACINTAQGSPEKVEACQSVLNVLKKDSKHQQFANEESVRVLDYQQCIQATRTGNDQAVKTDCDKVWQEIRSHNSAP
- the tcuC gene encoding tricarballylate/proton symporter TcuC; this translates as MAPHTPTTSRAGTFGTILRVTSGNFLEQFDFFLFGFYATYIARTFFPAESEFASLMLTFAVFGSGFLMRPVGAIVLGAYIDKIGRRKGLMVTLAIMGCGTLLIALVPGYQTIGLAAPALVLLGRLLQGFSAGVELGGVSVYLSEIATPGNKGFYTSWQSASQQVAIVVAALIGYSLNMTLGHDAISAWGWRIPFFIGCMIIPLIFVLRRSLQETEAFLQRKHRPDTREIFATIAKNWRIIIAGTLLVAMTTTTFYFITVYTPTYGRTVLNLSARDSLIVTMLVGISNFIWLPIGGAISDRIGRRAVLMGITLLALITTWPVMQWLTAAPDFTRMTLVLLWFSFFFGMYNGAMVAALTEVMPVYVRTVGFSLAFSLATAIFGGLTPAISTALVKLTGDKSSPGWWLMCAALCGLAATAMLFVRLSRGYSTAENKA
- the tcuA gene encoding FAD-dependent tricarballylate dehydrogenase TcuA, producing the protein MVDVLVIGGGNAALCAALTAREAGASVLLLEAAPREWRGGNSQHTRNLRCMHDAPQDVLVESYPEEEFWQDLWRVTGGNTNETLARLVIRTSSQCRDWMRKHGVNFQPPLSGALHVARTNAFFMGGGKALVNAYYRSAERLGVQIRYSTPVQALELRDGEFVAALAGTERITAKSCVLAAGGFESNREWLREAWGENARGEWPADNFLIRGTRFNQGVLLKFMIDAGADIIGDPSQSHCVAIDARAPLYDGGICTRVDCVSLGIVVNRDAERFYDEGEDFWPKRYAIWGRLVAQQPGQIGYSIIDSKAIGHFMPPVFPGAQAHTLADLACQLGLDADKFTHTVAQYNQACRPGNFDHTVLDNCATENLTPAKTHWARPLDTPPYYGYALRPGITFTYLGLKVNERAAVHFAGHPSRNLFVAGEMMAGNVLGKGYTAGVGMSIGTTFGRIAGREAARAAHKEAHHETA
- the chiP gene encoding chitoporin ChiP, whose product is MRTFSGKRSTLALAIAGITAMSGWVVVPQAQAAGFFDDSTLTGGIYYWQRERDRKDVTDGDKYKTNLSHATWNANLDFQSGYAADMFGLDIAAFTAIEMAENGDSGHPNEIAFSKKNKGYDEDYSGDKSGISLYKAAAKFKYGPVWARAGYIQPTGQTLLAPHWSFMPGTYQGAEAGASFDYGDAGALSFSYMWTNEYKAPWHTEMDKFYQADKKTNVDYLHSIGAKYDFKNDLVLEAAFGQSEGYVDQYFAKGSYKFDLGGNPLTTSYQFYGARDKVDDRSANDIYDGTAWLQALTFGYKVAEVVDLRLEGTWVKADGQQGYFLQRMTPTYASSNGRLDIWWDNRSDFNANGEKAVFFGAMYDLKNWNLPGWAVGASYVYAWDAKPATWQSNPDAYYDKNRTIEESSYSLDAVYTLQDGRAKGTMFKLHFTEYDNHSNIPSWGGGYGNIFQDERDVKFIVIAPFTIF